From the genome of Bacteroidota bacterium:
ATTTGTATCGGACCAACACCCGCAACGGTTGCAACATTCGATCTTTACTGGATCGCTGTCGATCCGACAACACAGAGTAAGGGGATTGGAACAGTGCTGTTGAATTATACGGAGGATGTATTGCGACAGAGAGGAGGGCGATTGTTGATTGCCGAAACATCATCGACATCGAAGTACGATAATACGCGCCAGTTTTATGAGCGGAAGAAGTTTCAAAAGCTAGCACATATAAAAGAATATTATAAACCGAATGATGACTTGGTCATCTACGGCAAGTACCTTTAGATTTTTTACAAATTCATATTTTATCACAATAGAAGGCACTTTTTATGGAACTCTGGCAGGAAATGCTAAGAGCAAGCGTTGACAGCGGTAAAGATCTTGTGGACAGATTCGGTTTTGATAAAGAACTTGCAGAAAAACTGAATTCACTGTTTCATATTCGTATCAATCCATATTACTTAAGTCTGATACGATATCCTAACGACCCGATCTGGCTGCAATGTATTCCCGATGCGAAAGAATTGGAAGAAGACGGCTTCCCAGATGATCCGCTGAACGAAGATGCTCACAGCCCTGTTCCCAGTATTACCCATCGTTATCCAGACAGAGTGCTTTTCTTAACGACAAGCCAATGTTCCATGTATTGCCGATTTTGTACGCGCAAACGCAAAGTAGGAGATTCTGGCAAAATCAGTATGAAATATATTCAAACCGGTTTGGACTATATCGCAGCGCATCCTGAGATTCGCGACGTCATATTATCCGGTGGCGATCCGTTGATGCTGACGGACGTAATGTTGGAAAAAATAATTGCCGGGCTCCGCGCAATTCCGCATGTGGAGATTATTCGTCTTGGCACAAAGATGCCGTGCGTGCTTCCGCAGCGTATTACACCCGCCCTTGTGAATATGATAAAAAAATATCATCCAGTATATGTAAACACACACTTTAACCATCCCTGGGAGATTACACCGGAAGCAAAACGCGCTTGCGAAATGCTTGCTGATGCCGGAATTCCTGTGGGAAATCAGGCTGTGTTGATGAAAGGTGTCAACGATGATCCTGATGTGATGCTTGAATTGATGCGTAAACTGCTTGCCATTCGCGTTCGTCCATACTATTTGTATCAGGCGGATATTACCAAAGGGGCAAATCATTTCAGAACACCAGTCAGCGTCGGTTTGGAGATTATGGACAAGCTTCGCGGCCATACATCCGGATTGGCGATACCTGCCTATGTGATTGATGCTCCCGGCGGCGGGGGAAAAATTCCGATTCTTCCGCAATATGTGCTTGGAAGAAACGGCAACAATATTATCATGCGTAATTTTAAGTACGAGATTTATGAATATCCGGATGTTGAGGAGGAGGAGAAAAAAGTCTCCGCCGATCAACAACAGATTGAGAAAAAATATCTGCGGAAACGGAAGAGCGTACAGCGCAAGAAAACCTACAAGAAAGAAAAAGTGGAAGTGGCATCATAACCATAGACAAAGTCCCGCCTCGTGCGGGATTTTTATTTTTACAATCCCATGGCAAAATCGAATTTAATTATTATGCTGTTTGGTTGTGGTTTATTGCTTTATATAGTAATTCTTCTTCCATTTCACCTTTATACTCCTACGCGGACATTCGATCCCCCTCATCTTCTCTGGCTGATTCATCTCATTCTTCTTTATATCCATGAAGCTGGGCATCTGATCTTTTCACTATTCGGAAGGACAATATCTATTCTGGGTGGTTCGATAAATCAGATATTGATTCCGTTGATCTGGTTCTTTGTTGCCAAAAGGGAACAATCCATATTATCGAATGTTGCACTCTTTTTTACCGGTGTCAGCATTGTAGATGTTAGTCTATATATCAAAGATGCCGGTATGTTGCAACTTCCATTAATCGGAGGGTTGAGCATGTCGCATCATGATTGGGCAAATCTCCTTAATGAATGGAGATTGATCGAGTATAGTTATACGATGGGTGAGGTAATGTTTTGGTGTGGAATGGGAATTGCCATCTATGGATTATATTCTTGTATTGCAACTACGCTACAAACCTACAGAACTACTTCAAAAACTCCATTCTCTTATTGAGATCCTGAAAGTGTTGAGTGTATTGTGTTCAATAATTTTTGGACTGTATACGGTTTTGGCAGCATTACGGCATCATACTCCTTCATCATTTCATTTTCAATATGCATGGTCGGATTACCGCTGGCGATGATAATTTTTATCGACGGTTTTATTTTTTTAAGGACAGGAATGGTTTTGGAACCATCTAACAGAGGCATAATCATATCACAAATAACAAGTTGAATTTCATTACTCAGTTTTGTGAAGAGTGCAATTGCTTCTGCGCCGTCTCGCGCGGTAATAGTCTTAAAGTTGCTTGATTCCAATGCTTCTTTTGCAATCTGAAGCATGGATGATTCATCATCAACAATCATAATAAGTTCTTCATGTCCAAATGGGATTACCGATGGTTGTTCAATGTCTTTTTGAGTATGTACTGTGCGGGAGGGCAAATATACTTTAAACTTCGATCCTGTTCCAACCGTACTTTCCACCTCAATAAAACCGCTGTGGTTTTGTACGATGGACTGCACTGTTGAAAGGCCTATCCCTGTCCCTTTACCAATTTCCTTGGTCGTGAAAAATGGATCAAAAATTTTTCCCACAATTTCAGTCGGTATTCCATCTCCCGTGTCTTCCACCGTGATTTGAATATATGAGCCTGGTTTAATGACACGTCCTTGTGCCGAACGTGAAGTTAAAAGTTGAAAATTATTACATTGTAAAGACAGAACACCCCCTGACGGCATGGCATCGCGGGCATTCACACAAAGATTCAATAGTATCTGATGCAGTTGTGTATGGTCTCCCATAATCATGTCGGTTTTGGTGTCCATCATGACACGGACATCGATAGATTTTGGAAATGTTTCTTTTATAATGCTTTCAATTTCCTGCAGAATCGATTTCGGCGAAAAGACCGTTGTTTCCTGGTTTGCTCCTCTGGCAAAAAGTAAAATTTGTTTCACCATATTTGTGCCGCGGTGAATACCCCCTTCTATCATTGCCAAGAATTTTTTACTATTCTCATCATGCAATTGCCGTTGCAGTAACGGTATGGCTAATAACATTGGACCAAAAACATTGTTCAAATCATGCGCAATACCGCCGGCAAGTTCGCCAATACTTTCCATCCGTTGTGAACGGTAGTACCGTGCTTCCAATTCCTTTTTATCTGTAACATCATCGGCAACTC
Proteins encoded in this window:
- a CDS encoding KamA family radical SAM protein, with amino-acid sequence MELWQEMLRASVDSGKDLVDRFGFDKELAEKLNSLFHIRINPYYLSLIRYPNDPIWLQCIPDAKELEEDGFPDDPLNEDAHSPVPSITHRYPDRVLFLTTSQCSMYCRFCTRKRKVGDSGKISMKYIQTGLDYIAAHPEIRDVILSGGDPLMLTDVMLEKIIAGLRAIPHVEIIRLGTKMPCVLPQRITPALVNMIKKYHPVYVNTHFNHPWEITPEAKRACEMLADAGIPVGNQAVLMKGVNDDPDVMLELMRKLLAIRVRPYYLYQADITKGANHFRTPVSVGLEIMDKLRGHTSGLAIPAYVIDAPGGGGKIPILPQYVLGRNGNNIIMRNFKYEIYEYPDVEEEEKKVSADQQQIEKKYLRKRKSVQRKKTYKKEKVEVAS
- a CDS encoding GNAT family N-acetyltransferase; translation: MLVRKTERQDFDAIRSIVIATEVFSQEEIGIAVELLEIYLNDPNQQDYEIFSYVDGEGKVAGYICIGPTPATVATFDLYWIAVDPTTQSKGIGTVLLNYTEDVLRQRGGRLLIAETSSTSKYDNTRQFYERKKFQKLAHIKEYYKPNDDLVIYGKYL
- a CDS encoding response regulator, with amino-acid sequence MGKLISILHLEDSIADYELVNAFLTESGLNVNIIRTETKEDFLNRLQTEHYDLIISDFSLPAYDGKSALFDLQKIHPDIPFIFVSGNIGEEYAVESLQQGATDYILKNNLKRLPSAVKRALTEAVEKRHLKTIERELKDREKFIQKIMDTTPNIIYVYDLRTDVIVWVNNSIQQALGYSPNNIIQQKDVAKQMLHPEDHAKFIAIDTWHKPSIGGEVVDFTYRIKHFEGNWRWVYSRTTIFSTDENKIPVQILGVADDVTDKKELEARYYRSQRMESIGELAGGIAHDLNNVFGPMLLAIPLLQRQLHDENSKKFLAMIEGGIHRGTNMVKQILLFARGANQETTVFSPKSILQEIESIIKETFPKSIDVRVMMDTKTDMIMGDHTQLHQILLNLCVNARDAMPSGGVLSLQCNNFQLLTSRSAQGRVIKPGSYIQITVEDTGDGIPTEIVGKIFDPFFTTKEIGKGTGIGLSTVQSIVQNHSGFIEVESTVGTGSKFKVYLPSRTVHTQKDIEQPSVIPFGHEELIMIVDDESSMLQIAKEALESSNFKTITARDGAEAIALFTKLSNEIQLVICDMIMPLLDGSKTIPVLKKIKPSIKIIIASGNPTMHIENEMMKEYDAVMLPKPYTVQKLLNTIHSTLSGSQ